One window of Ziziphus jujuba cultivar Dongzao chromosome 5, ASM3175591v1 genomic DNA carries:
- the LOC107420626 gene encoding clathrin interactor EPSIN 1 isoform X1, which translates to MDFMKVIDQTVREIKREVNLKVLKVPEIEQKVLDATDNEPWGPHGSALAEIAQATKKFTECQMVMNVLWTRLGETGKDWRYVYKALAVIEYLVAHGSERAIDDIIEHTFQISSLSSFEYVEPSGKDMGLNVRKKAETIVALLNNKDKIQEVRNKAAANRDKYIGLSSTGITYKSGSSGLSSYSSGSYQSNSRYGGLGGSRDGDSFRDSYRDRDRYDDEKTERDTYVKSRRGSTGENHGSNLKDTTTRYGSRKDQDNMSSTASKSSSKSNDFDKYGSIPTQSSSVPSNYYEDDFDDFDPRGTSSSKSAGSSKQVDLFGESLIGDLMDAPTSVPAENPAMDSSQPEEVDLFADATFVSAPVQVEAKASSQNKNEADLFASEPVISHTSPTVDLFATSDPVVQPEIKSTNAAPTNINLLDPFAAVPLNNFDDSDPFGAFTSHSNSASTEPSKISVSDGSQNGNLGGNVSSESKTAVRKDSFQVKSGIWSDSLSRGLIDLNISAPKKVNLADVGVVGGLSDGLDEREKGPQASYLMGRAMGSGTGLGRSGFTSSQATGGDQFDDFFSTLNGQPYQYGGFQK; encoded by the exons ATGGATTTCATGAAGGTCATCGATCAAACGGTTCGAGAAAT AAAGAGGGAAGTAAATCTGAAGGTGTTGAAGGTTCCGGAGATCGAACAGAAG GTACTGGATGCAACGGACAATGAACCTTGGGGTCCCCATGGCTCCGCGCTGGCTGAGATAGCACAGGCCACTAAGAAGTT TACGGAATGCCAGATGGTTATGAATGTTTTATGGACTAGATTAGGTGAGACTGGCAAGGACTGGCGCTATGTCTATAAG GCATTGGCTGTGATAGAGTATTTGGTAGCACATGGATCTGAACGCGCCATTGATGACATTATAGAACATACTTTCCAGATCTCA TCACTTTCAAGTTTCGAATATGTTGAGCCAAGTGGAAAGGATATGGGATTAAATGTGAGGAAGAAAGCAGAAACAATTGTTGCCCTTTTGAATAACAAAGACAAAATACAAGAAGTTAGAAACAAAGCTGCTGCAAACCGTGACAA gtACATTGGACTTTCATCGACTGGAATAACATACAAGTCAGGTTCCTCAGGTTTATCTTCATATAGTAGTGGCAGCTACCAAAGTAACAGCCGTTATGGAGGCCTTGGTGGTAGTAGAGATGGTGATTCGTTCAGGGACAGCTACCGAGATAGGGATCGATATGATGATGAAAAGACTGAGAGGGATACCTACGTTAAGTCACGCCGTGGTTCTACAGGTGAGAACCACGGAAGCAACTTGAAGGACACTACTACACGCTATGGCAG CAGGAAGGATCAAGATAATATGTCATCCACTGCATCAAAGTCATCATCTAAATCAAATGACTTTGATAAGTATGGTTCAATCCCAACTCAAAGCTCAAGTGTTCCTTCAAATTATTATGAGGATGATTTTGACGATTTTGATCCACGAGGAACTTCCTCTAGTA agAGTGCTGGAAGTTCTAAGCAGGTGGATCTGTTTGGAGAAAGTTTGATTGGTGACCTCATGGACGCACCAACATCTGTTCCTGCAGAAAATCCTGCCATGGATAGCAGTCAACCAGAAGAAGTTGATCTGTTTGCTGATGCCACATTTGTGTCAGCACCAGTCCAGGTGGAAGCCAAAGCAAGCTCCCAAAACAAG AATGAGGCTGATCTATTTGCTTCAGAACCTGTCATTTCTCATACCTCTCCAACGGTTGACCTTTTTGCCACCTCTGACCCAGTCGTGCAGCCAGAAATCAAGTCTACAAATGCTGCACCAACAAACATTAACCTTTTGGATCCCTTTGCTGCTGTTCCACTTAACAACTTTGATGATTCTGATCCTTTTGGTGCATTCACCTCTCATTCCAACTCAGCATCTACAGAACCTTCAAAGATTTCTGTCAGTGATGGAAGCCAAAATGGTAATTTAGGAGGAAATGTTTCGTCAGAATCGAAGACTGCAGTCAGGAAAGATTCTTTCCAGGTGAAATCTGGAATTTGGTCTGATTCACTTAGCCGTGGATTGATTGATCTTAATATATCTGCTC CCAAGAAAGTAAATCTGGCAGATGTTGGCGTGGTGGGTGGATTAAGTGATGGATTAGATGAAAGGGAGAAAGGACCGCAGGCTTCGTATCTCATGGGGAGAGCGATGGGTTCAGGAACTGGTCTCGGTAGATCTGGTTTCACTTCTTCACAGGCAACGGGAGGTGATCAGTTCGACGACTTCTTTTCTACCCTCAATGGTCAACCCTATCAATATGGAGGTTTCcaaaagtaa
- the LOC107420609 gene encoding transcription factor RAX2 produces the protein MGRAPCCDKANVKRGPWSPEEDATLKSYVESHGTGGNWIALPRKAGLRRCGKSCRLRWLNYLRPDIKHGGFTEEEDNTICSLYLQMGSRWSVIASQLPGRTDNDVKNYWNTKLRKKMIAGKINLTTSTSSSQATPINHATALPASSTSIVPPCFPKTETHDSAFPNLQTQNSAVSNLTDNINHGYSQRVSFNPYLCNPRFMDFSEFGTSTTTCNNSPINVNYSSSQEGSSISDSPAIGDHKHCTESMQPGGGNVCEEDAGILMEFGFGLPYYDIVNGIPFEEKASEIACMSLADCTSVSSIIPHGLNQSVINYY, from the exons ATGGGAAGAGCTCCATGTTGTGACAAAGCTAACGTCAAGAGAGGACCATGGTCTCCTGAAGAGGATGCCACTCTCAAGAGCTATGTTGAGTCTCATGGCACCGGTGGAAATTGGATCgctttgcctagaaaagctg GCCTTAGACGATGCGGCAAAAGTTGCCGGTTAAGATGGCTAAATTATCTGAGGCCGGACATCAAACATGGAGGTTTTACCGAAGAGGAGGACAACACTATCTGTAGCCTCTACCTCCAAATGGGAAGCCG ATGGTCTGTCATAGCTTCTCAACTACCAGGAAGAACAGATAATGATGTGAAGAACTATTGGAACACCAAATTAAGAAAGAAGATGATCGCAGGAAAAATTAACCTTACAACGTCAACTAGTAGTAGCCAAGCCACCCCTATTAACCATGCCACTGCTCTTCCTGCCTCATCAACCTCAATAGTACCACCTTGTTTTCCCAAAACCGAAACCCATGATTCTGCTTTTCCAAACTTACAGACCCAAAACTCTGCCGTATCGAATTTGACTGATAATATTAATCATGGTTACAGTCAGAGAGTGAGTTTCAATCCATACTTGTGTAATCCCAGGTTCATGGATTTTTCAGAGTTTGGAACAAGTACTACCACTTGCAACAACAGTCCCATCAATGTTAATTATTCATCGTCTCAAGAAGGTTCAAGCATTTCGGATTCACCAGCTATAGGTGATCATAAACACTGTACTGAGTCTATGCAGCCTGGTGGTGGAAATGTCTGCGAAGAAGATGCTGGGATTCTGATGGAGTTCGGATTTGGATTACCTTACTATGACATTGTCAATGGCATTCCCTTCGAAGAGAAAGCGAGTGAAATTGCCTGCATGAGTTTAGCTGATTGTACTAGTGTTAGTTCTATTATTCCACATGGACTTAATCAAAGTGTAATCAACtactattga
- the LOC107420626 gene encoding clathrin interactor EPSIN 1 isoform X2, which produces MDFMKVIDQTVREIKREVNLKVLKVPEIEQKVLDATDNEPWGPHGSALAEIAQATKKFTECQMVMNVLWTRLGETGKDWRYVYKALAVIEYLVAHGSERAIDDIIEHTFQISSLSSFEYVEPSGKDMGLNVRKKAETIVALLNNKDKIQEVRNKAAANRDKYIGLSSTGITYKSGSSGLSSYSSGSYQSNSRYGGLGGSRDGDSFRDSYRDRDRYDDEKTERDTYVKSRRGSTGENHGSNLKDTTTRYGRKDQDNMSSTASKSSSKSNDFDKYGSIPTQSSSVPSNYYEDDFDDFDPRGTSSSKSAGSSKQVDLFGESLIGDLMDAPTSVPAENPAMDSSQPEEVDLFADATFVSAPVQVEAKASSQNKNEADLFASEPVISHTSPTVDLFATSDPVVQPEIKSTNAAPTNINLLDPFAAVPLNNFDDSDPFGAFTSHSNSASTEPSKISVSDGSQNGNLGGNVSSESKTAVRKDSFQVKSGIWSDSLSRGLIDLNISAPKKVNLADVGVVGGLSDGLDEREKGPQASYLMGRAMGSGTGLGRSGFTSSQATGGDQFDDFFSTLNGQPYQYGGFQK; this is translated from the exons ATGGATTTCATGAAGGTCATCGATCAAACGGTTCGAGAAAT AAAGAGGGAAGTAAATCTGAAGGTGTTGAAGGTTCCGGAGATCGAACAGAAG GTACTGGATGCAACGGACAATGAACCTTGGGGTCCCCATGGCTCCGCGCTGGCTGAGATAGCACAGGCCACTAAGAAGTT TACGGAATGCCAGATGGTTATGAATGTTTTATGGACTAGATTAGGTGAGACTGGCAAGGACTGGCGCTATGTCTATAAG GCATTGGCTGTGATAGAGTATTTGGTAGCACATGGATCTGAACGCGCCATTGATGACATTATAGAACATACTTTCCAGATCTCA TCACTTTCAAGTTTCGAATATGTTGAGCCAAGTGGAAAGGATATGGGATTAAATGTGAGGAAGAAAGCAGAAACAATTGTTGCCCTTTTGAATAACAAAGACAAAATACAAGAAGTTAGAAACAAAGCTGCTGCAAACCGTGACAA gtACATTGGACTTTCATCGACTGGAATAACATACAAGTCAGGTTCCTCAGGTTTATCTTCATATAGTAGTGGCAGCTACCAAAGTAACAGCCGTTATGGAGGCCTTGGTGGTAGTAGAGATGGTGATTCGTTCAGGGACAGCTACCGAGATAGGGATCGATATGATGATGAAAAGACTGAGAGGGATACCTACGTTAAGTCACGCCGTGGTTCTACAGGTGAGAACCACGGAAGCAACTTGAAGGACACTACTACACGCTATGGCAG GAAGGATCAAGATAATATGTCATCCACTGCATCAAAGTCATCATCTAAATCAAATGACTTTGATAAGTATGGTTCAATCCCAACTCAAAGCTCAAGTGTTCCTTCAAATTATTATGAGGATGATTTTGACGATTTTGATCCACGAGGAACTTCCTCTAGTA agAGTGCTGGAAGTTCTAAGCAGGTGGATCTGTTTGGAGAAAGTTTGATTGGTGACCTCATGGACGCACCAACATCTGTTCCTGCAGAAAATCCTGCCATGGATAGCAGTCAACCAGAAGAAGTTGATCTGTTTGCTGATGCCACATTTGTGTCAGCACCAGTCCAGGTGGAAGCCAAAGCAAGCTCCCAAAACAAG AATGAGGCTGATCTATTTGCTTCAGAACCTGTCATTTCTCATACCTCTCCAACGGTTGACCTTTTTGCCACCTCTGACCCAGTCGTGCAGCCAGAAATCAAGTCTACAAATGCTGCACCAACAAACATTAACCTTTTGGATCCCTTTGCTGCTGTTCCACTTAACAACTTTGATGATTCTGATCCTTTTGGTGCATTCACCTCTCATTCCAACTCAGCATCTACAGAACCTTCAAAGATTTCTGTCAGTGATGGAAGCCAAAATGGTAATTTAGGAGGAAATGTTTCGTCAGAATCGAAGACTGCAGTCAGGAAAGATTCTTTCCAGGTGAAATCTGGAATTTGGTCTGATTCACTTAGCCGTGGATTGATTGATCTTAATATATCTGCTC CCAAGAAAGTAAATCTGGCAGATGTTGGCGTGGTGGGTGGATTAAGTGATGGATTAGATGAAAGGGAGAAAGGACCGCAGGCTTCGTATCTCATGGGGAGAGCGATGGGTTCAGGAACTGGTCTCGGTAGATCTGGTTTCACTTCTTCACAGGCAACGGGAGGTGATCAGTTCGACGACTTCTTTTCTACCCTCAATGGTCAACCCTATCAATATGGAGGTTTCcaaaagtaa